A genome region from Coffea arabica cultivar ET-39 chromosome 7e, Coffea Arabica ET-39 HiFi, whole genome shotgun sequence includes the following:
- the LOC113723083 gene encoding SWI/SNF complex component SNF12 homolog, with translation MQVSMNHKNNHDQTAVPHLPTEQPQRQGGGPQFPGNFQLSERLQAQGLGHALAAHAQLENSATANAAAVSSPGPSTPATSAGSSRRTPSHKPPSRPSGGVSSGGHGQGATASPLKTMELAPAVRRRKRKLPEKEIPHKAASSLPESALYAQLLELESRIDALLARKKIEIADTLKNPMRIQKMLRIYVFNTFANQEGAHTDSKNADPPSWSLKICGRILEDGADPAALGSLNISSSPYPKFSSFIRKMTVYLDQNLYPDNHVILWENSRSPALHEGFEVKRKGDKEFTAIVRLEMDFVPEKFRLSPALQEVLGVEVETRPRTIAALWHYIKTRKLQIPGDTSSFVCDPPLRKVFGEENLKFAVVSQKIIQHLTSLKPIHLEHKIKLSGNCPAGNTCYDVPVDVPILLEREMSSFLTDLERNKEVDAFDEAISAAIRKIHEHYQRQAFFLGFSHSPAEFINGLLASQARDLKLLGADTSHNAENERRSEFYNQTWVEDAVIRYLNRKPSFSAEPRNK, from the exons ATGCAAGTTTCCATGAACCACAAAAATAATCACGACCAAACAGCGGTTCCTCACCTTCCCACTGAACAGCCACAACGTCAAGGTGGCGGTCCCCAGTTCCCCGGTAATTTCCAATTGTCTGAACGCCTCCAGGCTCAGGGGCTGGGCCATGCCCTGGCTGCTCATGCCCAACTTGAAAATTCTGCAACTGCCAATGCTGCAGCTGTATCTTCACCTGGTCCATCAACCCCTGCAACTTCAGCGGGCAGTAGTAGGCGGACCCCATCTCACAAGCCCCCGTCGCGGCCTTCTGGTGGTGTGTCCTCTGGTGGACACGGACAAGGTGCTACTGCTTCCCCATTAAAAACCATGGAATTAGCTCCTGCTGTGCGGAGGAGGAAACGGAAGCTTCCTGAGAAAGAGATCCCCCATAAAGCGGCATCGTCCTTGCCGGAATCAGCTCTTTATGCCCAGTTGCTTGAACTTGAGTCCCGTATTGATGCTCTTCTTGCCAGGAAGAAGATTGAAATTGCAGATACCCTTAAGAACCCGATGCGCATTCAAAAGATGCTCaggatttatgtatttaacaccTTTGCCAACCAGGAAGGGGCGCATACTGACAGCAAAAACGCTGATCCTCCCTCTTGGTCGCTTAAAATATGTGGGAGGATCTTGGAAGATGGGGCTGATCCTGCAGCTCTTGGTTCGCTCAACATTTCAAGCTCTCCATATCCTAAGTTTTCCTCTTTCATTAGGAAAATGACTGTATACTTGGATCAGAACCTGTATCCTGATAATCATGTGATCTTGTGGGAGAATTCTCGGTCACCGGCACTTCATGAGGGGTTTGAGGTGAAGAGAAAAGGAGATAAGGAGTTTACTGCGATTGTTAGATTAGAAATGGATTTTGTTCCAGAGAAATTTAGGCTTTCACCTGCTTTGCAAGAAGTTCTTGGGGTAGAGGTTGAGACACGCCCTAGGACTATAGCTGCACTTTGGCATTACATAAAGACAAGGAAATTACAAATTCCAGGTGACACATCCTCTTTTGTGTGTGATCCACCTCTGAgaaaagtttttggagaagAGAACTTGAAATTTGCTGTAGTTTCCCAGAAGATAATACAACATCTAACTTCACTCAAACCAATACATTTGGAACATAAGATTAAGCTTTCTGGGAATTGTCCAGCTGGAAATACTTGTTATGATGTACCGGTTGATGTTCCTATTTTATTAGAGAGGGAAATGTCAAGTTTCCTCACCGATTTAGAGAGGAATAAGGAGGTTGATGCCTTTGACGAAGCAATTTCTGCTGCTATTAGGAAAATCCATGAACATTATCAGAGACAAGCTTTCTTTCTAGGATTTAGTCATTCTCCAGCTGAGTTCATCAATGGTTTGCTTGCTTCTCAAGCTAGGGACTTGAAGCTTCTTGGTGCAGATACCAGCCACAATGCTGAGAATGAGCGCCGATCTGAATTTTATAACCAAACATG GGTTGAAGATGCTGTCATTAGATACCTCAATCGGAAGCCTTCTTTTAGTGCTGAGCCTCGAAACAAATGA